The following are from one region of the Novosphingobium aureum genome:
- a CDS encoding SCO family protein, with amino-acid sequence MTYLANRTLSVRRARRQPLRTLLLALGLTAALGLGACQQQPSDAPPLEGAALGGPFTLVDKNGKTVTWDSFKGHWRAVYFGYTFCPDACPLDVQELMRGFALFKKEHPEAAAKVQPIFISIDPARDTPEVVDQWTGAFGPDLMGLTGTPEQVKQAADAFAVYFKRGEETEGGYLMDHSRIVYLMDPDGKPIAMLPVDKGKEAVAAELARWVK; translated from the coding sequence ATGACATACCTTGCAAACCGTACCCTTAGCGTGCGCCGCGCGCGACGCCAGCCGCTTCGCACGCTCCTGCTCGCGCTCGGCCTCACTGCCGCGCTCGGCCTCGGCGCCTGCCAGCAGCAGCCTTCGGACGCCCCTCCGCTCGAGGGCGCGGCGCTCGGCGGCCCGTTCACGCTGGTCGACAAGAACGGCAAAACCGTGACCTGGGACAGCTTCAAGGGACACTGGCGCGCGGTCTACTTCGGCTACACCTTCTGCCCCGATGCCTGTCCCCTCGACGTGCAGGAGCTGATGCGTGGCTTCGCCCTGTTCAAGAAGGAGCATCCCGAAGCGGCAGCCAAGGTCCAGCCGATCTTCATCTCGATCGATCCGGCGCGCGACACCCCCGAGGTCGTCGACCAGTGGACCGGCGCCTTCGGGCCCGACCTCATGGGCCTGACCGGCACGCCGGAACAGGTCAAGCAGGCCGCCGATGCCTTCGCCGTCTACTTCAAGCGCGGCGAGGAGACCGAAGGCGGATATCTCATGGACCACTCGCGCATCGTCTATCTCATGGATCCCGACGGCAAGCCGATCGCGATGCTCCCGGTCGACAAGGGCAAGGAAGCGGTCGCCGCCGAACTCGCCCGCTGGGTAAAGTGA
- a CDS encoding YcgN family cysteine cluster protein translates to MSGNSPPPSTGARRFWERPLDTLDKDEWEALCDGCGQCCLHKVEDADTGEVYHTNVACKLLDTRTARCCDYPHRKKSVPDCLTLTRKSVHSLHWLPETCAYRLRAEDQPLPEWHYLVSGDREAVHRAGISVAGKVVSEVDAGPLEQHIVWPHGEEQAFEIEDGHEPWDVIAPDELDEDD, encoded by the coding sequence GTGAGCGGCAATAGCCCCCCACCCTCCACCGGCGCCCGCCGCTTCTGGGAGCGCCCGCTCGACACGCTCGACAAGGACGAGTGGGAAGCGCTGTGCGATGGTTGCGGCCAGTGCTGCCTGCACAAGGTCGAGGATGCGGACACCGGCGAAGTCTACCACACCAACGTCGCATGCAAGCTGCTCGACACCCGCACCGCGCGCTGCTGCGACTACCCGCACCGCAAGAAGTCCGTGCCCGACTGCCTGACACTCACCAGGAAGTCGGTGCATTCGCTGCACTGGCTACCCGAGACATGCGCCTATCGCCTGCGCGCCGAGGACCAGCCCCTGCCCGAATGGCACTATCTCGTGAGTGGCGACCGCGAGGCTGTGCATCGCGCCGGGATCTCGGTTGCAGGCAAGGTGGTGAGCGAGGTCGATGCCGGTCCGCTCGAACAGCACATCGTGTGGCCGCACGGCGAGGAGCAGGCCTTCGAGATCGAAGACGGGCACGAGCCCTGGGACGTGATTGCACCCGACGAGCTGGACGAGGACGACTGA
- a CDS encoding riboflavin synthase: MFTGIVTAVGEIRESRQSGDLRCVIACPFDPAGISMGASIACSGVCLTVVDKGGVAGDAWFAVDISAESVSRTVPGRWAQGRKLNLEPALKLGEELGGHIVTGHVDGIGEIVSITPVGDSKRFVVAAPAELAPYIAAKGSITVDGVSLTVNEVEDQPSGACHFTLNIIPHTAEVTTIGQMGTGDAVNLEIDVLARYLQRMQSLKS, encoded by the coding sequence ATGTTCACCGGTATCGTCACCGCCGTCGGCGAAATTCGCGAGAGCCGCCAGAGCGGCGACCTGCGCTGCGTCATCGCCTGCCCGTTCGATCCCGCAGGCATCTCGATGGGTGCCTCGATCGCCTGCTCGGGCGTGTGCCTGACCGTGGTCGACAAGGGCGGCGTGGCAGGCGACGCCTGGTTCGCGGTCGACATTTCGGCCGAAAGCGTCTCACGCACGGTTCCGGGCCGCTGGGCACAGGGCCGCAAGCTCAACCTCGAACCCGCGCTCAAGCTGGGCGAGGAACTGGGCGGCCACATCGTCACCGGCCATGTCGACGGCATCGGCGAGATCGTCTCGATCACGCCCGTCGGCGATTCGAAGCGCTTCGTCGTCGCTGCGCCCGCTGAGCTCGCGCCCTACATCGCCGCAAAGGGATCGATCACCGTCGATGGCGTCTCGCTGACCGTCAACGAGGTCGAGGACCAGCCCTCGGGCGCATGCCACTTCACCTTGAACATCATCCCCCACACCGCCGAGGTCACGACGATCGGCCAGATGGGCACCGGGGACGCGGTCAATCTCGAGATCGACGTGCTTGCCCGCTACCTGCAGCGCATGCAGTCGCTCAAGAGCTGA
- a CDS encoding M48 family metallopeptidase, whose amino-acid sequence MLDWLRRDPRAEPEIELCGRAVPISIRRLDRARRLTMRLAPDGSAVRISMPRWGRTEEALAFAEARRDWLEKQLARIPEQSATGDGTPLHFRGDPLVLRHDPAAPRRPLVDDGQLIVGGPLGSLQARAMRWLQNEARALLEVDLAHYCTRAALPVSPLALSSAQRRWGSCAADGAIRINWRLVMAPDAVRRSVVAHEVAHLIHFDHSPAFHHCLGQLFEGSIHEANRWLKGNGRSLYVPFG is encoded by the coding sequence ATGCTTGACTGGCTGCGCCGTGATCCCCGTGCCGAGCCCGAGATCGAGCTATGCGGGCGCGCCGTGCCGATCTCGATCCGCCGGCTCGATCGCGCCCGGCGCCTGACCATGCGGCTTGCTCCCGACGGCAGCGCGGTGCGCATCTCGATGCCGCGCTGGGGACGCACCGAGGAAGCGCTCGCCTTTGCCGAGGCCCGCCGCGACTGGCTCGAAAAGCAGCTCGCGCGCATCCCGGAGCAGAGCGCTACAGGCGACGGCACGCCGCTTCACTTTCGCGGTGACCCGCTCGTCTTGCGCCACGATCCCGCGGCACCGCGCCGCCCGCTCGTCGACGATGGCCAGCTGATCGTGGGCGGCCCGCTTGGCTCGCTGCAGGCGCGGGCCATGCGCTGGCTACAGAACGAGGCGCGCGCACTCCTCGAGGTCGACCTCGCCCATTATTGCACCCGAGCAGCATTACCGGTTTCGCCGCTTGCGCTCTCGAGTGCGCAGCGGCGCTGGGGTTCGTGCGCGGCCGACGGGGCCATTCGGATCAACTGGCGACTGGTCATGGCCCCCGACGCGGTGCGCCGCTCGGTGGTCGCGCACGAGGTCGCGCACCTCATCCACTTCGACCACTCGCCCGCCTTCCACCATTGCCTCGGGCAGCTCTTCGAGGGCTCGATCCACGAGGCAAACCGTTGGCTCAAAGGCAACGGGCGCAGTCTCTACGTGCCGTTCGGCTAG
- the ribD gene encoding bifunctional diaminohydroxyphosphoribosylaminopyrimidine deaminase/5-amino-6-(5-phosphoribosylamino)uracil reductase RibD, whose product MSADSRWLAAAAALSARARPLSRPNPGVGAILVRDGKVVARGWTHEGGRPHAEAIALAEAGEDARGATLYVTLEPCAHKSERGPACADLVSTSGLARVVIGCMDPDPRTSGAGMARIHEAGITVEFIASEACEESLAGYLMTKRSGRPEVTLKLALSLDGCIAMSSGESQWITGPEARAHTHAMRAKADAILVGGGTLRADAPRLDVRLPGLEERSPARWVLTSSTAPEGWQALPSPEAIHDMAGIQYLFVEGGASAASAFLRAGLVDRLLIYRAPILVGGRPGLGDYGLTSLGAAHGQWRIRERRQLGSDTLEVYTAEVATGSKSARAPTV is encoded by the coding sequence GTGAGCGCTGATTCCCGCTGGCTGGCCGCGGCAGCGGCGCTGTCGGCGCGCGCCCGTCCACTCAGCCGTCCCAACCCCGGCGTAGGCGCGATCCTGGTTCGTGACGGCAAGGTCGTAGCGCGCGGCTGGACCCACGAGGGCGGCCGCCCGCACGCCGAAGCCATTGCCCTCGCCGAGGCGGGCGAGGATGCACGCGGCGCGACGCTTTACGTCACGCTCGAACCCTGCGCGCACAAGTCCGAGCGAGGTCCGGCCTGCGCCGACCTCGTCAGCACCTCGGGGCTGGCACGCGTGGTGATCGGATGCATGGACCCCGACCCGCGCACTTCGGGCGCAGGAATGGCCCGCATCCACGAGGCCGGCATCACGGTCGAATTCATCGCCAGTGAGGCATGTGAGGAGAGCCTTGCGGGCTATCTCATGACCAAGCGCTCGGGCCGCCCCGAAGTCACCTTGAAACTGGCGCTCTCGCTCGACGGCTGCATCGCGATGTCCAGCGGCGAGAGCCAGTGGATTACGGGGCCCGAGGCACGGGCGCACACGCATGCGATGCGCGCCAAGGCCGACGCAATCCTCGTCGGCGGGGGCACGCTGCGCGCCGATGCGCCGCGCCTCGACGTGCGCCTGCCCGGCCTCGAGGAGCGCAGCCCCGCGCGCTGGGTGCTGACCAGCAGCACCGCTCCCGAAGGCTGGCAGGCCCTGCCCTCGCCCGAGGCGATCCACGACATGGCGGGCATCCAGTATCTCTTCGTCGAGGGCGGGGCGAGCGCTGCCAGCGCCTTCCTGCGCGCCGGCCTTGTCGACAGGCTTCTCATCTACCGCGCACCGATTCTCGTCGGCGGCAGACCCGGCCTTGGCGACTACGGCCTCACCTCGCTCGGCGCGGCCCATGGCCAGTGGCGGATACGCGAGCGCCGCCAGCTTGGCAGCGACACGCTCGAAGTCTACACGGCCGAAGTCGCCACGGGCAGCAAGTCCGCTCGGGCTCCCACGGTTTAA